Proteins from a genomic interval of Paenibacillus sp. FSL R5-0623:
- a CDS encoding LysR family transcriptional regulator has product MEFRQLNTFCTVATTLNFTRAAEALSYVPSNVTMQIKALEDELGVRLFDRLGKQLALTTAGKRFLTHAQGVLEKMDEARSAVHDNEKLSGTLTISANEVICSYRLPPVFQRFRSQHPGVRLIFRSVPNQELKQTLFEGTTDLVYMLDEPIRSSGLSVEPLLEEHFRLLAAPDHPLAKRTVLQLEDFHEEVFLTNEKGCPYRTMFDRSFEKEGIDNITYLEFQSAEAIKQCAISGIGIAFLPEIVVESEVERGELVVLPWQIPDLQVYTQMLWHKDKWLSPIMLSFIEATREVFGSKNENKTI; this is encoded by the coding sequence ATGGAATTTCGTCAACTGAATACGTTTTGTACCGTTGCAACAACATTGAATTTCACGCGGGCAGCAGAAGCGCTGAGCTACGTTCCTTCCAACGTCACGATGCAAATCAAAGCATTGGAAGACGAGCTAGGTGTTCGCCTCTTTGATCGGTTGGGTAAGCAACTCGCACTCACAACTGCGGGTAAACGCTTTTTAACACACGCCCAAGGCGTTCTTGAAAAAATGGACGAAGCTCGTAGTGCTGTCCATGATAATGAAAAACTAAGTGGTACCTTAACGATAAGTGCGAATGAGGTTATTTGTTCCTATCGGCTTCCACCTGTCTTCCAACGGTTTCGTTCGCAGCATCCGGGAGTTCGTCTAATCTTCCGCTCAGTTCCGAATCAAGAACTCAAGCAAACGCTCTTTGAGGGAACCACGGATTTGGTTTATATGTTGGATGAACCCATTCGCTCGAGTGGACTTTCCGTGGAGCCTTTGCTGGAAGAACATTTCCGATTGTTAGCTGCTCCAGATCACCCACTCGCCAAACGAACTGTGCTGCAATTGGAAGATTTTCATGAAGAAGTGTTCCTGACAAATGAGAAGGGTTGTCCCTATCGAACGATGTTTGATCGGTCATTTGAGAAAGAGGGCATTGATAACATTACATATTTAGAGTTTCAAAGTGCGGAAGCCATTAAACAATGTGCAATTTCAGGCATCGGTATTGCCTTTCTTCCTGAGATCGTCGTGGAATCTGAAGTTGAACGCGGAGAACTTGTTGTCCTCCCATGGCAAATTCCGGACTTGCAGGTATATACACAGATGTTGTGGCATAAAGACAAGTGGCTTTCACCAATCATGTTATCTTTTATAGAAGCAACCAGGGAAGTTTTTGGATCAAAGAATGAGAATAAAACCATATAG
- a CDS encoding class I SAM-dependent methyltransferase → MIPLVYDQINHWGKDDEFFLSLLKRLQVESIADLGCGTGRWTTHLVQYGYKITAIDPNEEAIEMARSKDNSGNVNWIIGDSADLQTNTYDAVIMTANVAQVFLTDDSWKRVISDVFRSLKIGGHFIFDTRNPLVKVWEEWEKDKTPDFAKDRLSGDPLEIYTEYEGFEGDIYTFYEIVKNTKTEKVLVHEKMQLRFRNQEELDESLKQIGFSKIKTYGDWEFKQANLENRSFIFHCVK, encoded by the coding sequence ATGATTCCATTAGTATATGACCAGATTAACCATTGGGGAAAAGACGATGAATTTTTCCTTTCATTGTTAAAGAGATTACAAGTTGAATCTATAGCTGACCTGGGCTGTGGAACAGGAAGATGGACTACTCATCTTGTTCAGTACGGTTATAAAATTACCGCTATAGATCCCAATGAAGAAGCGATTGAAATGGCGCGAAGTAAAGATAATTCTGGAAATGTGAATTGGATTATAGGTGATAGTGCAGATTTACAAACCAATACCTATGATGCGGTAATTATGACAGCCAATGTTGCACAGGTATTTCTTACAGATGATAGTTGGAAGCGAGTGATCTCAGACGTATTCCGATCCCTAAAAATTGGGGGTCACTTTATTTTTGATACAAGAAACCCTTTGGTAAAAGTATGGGAAGAATGGGAGAAGGACAAAACTCCTGACTTCGCTAAAGATAGACTAAGCGGAGATCCTTTGGAAATTTATACAGAATATGAAGGGTTCGAGGGAGATATTTACACTTTCTATGAAATAGTGAAAAATACCAAAACAGAAAAAGTGTTAGTTCATGAAAAAATGCAGCTGAGGTTTCGAAATCAAGAAGAACTTGATGAGTCGCTGAAACAAATCGGTTTTTCAAAAATTAAAACATATGGTGATTGGGAATTTAAACAAGCAAATTTGGAGAATAGATCGTTTATTTTTCATTGTGTAAAATAG
- a CDS encoding fructose-1,6-bisphosphatase, with product MDEQFLDLLAEKYDTEEKIITEIINLEAISNLPKGTEHFVSDLHGEFHAFQHVLRNGSGTVKEKIKELFREVWTDQEINDFAALVYYPEEKIQLVIGELSNKQALNQWYRLTIEHMLKLISYASSKYTRSKLRKALPEQYVYIVEELLYKTDSTNNKNPYYEEIYRQIISLGQADNLIIGLAYTTQRLVVDHLHVVGDIYDRGPYPDKIMDTLINYHSVDIQWGNHDVLWIGAYAGSLVCLANIIRICARYDNLDIIEDVYGINLRPLLNLAEKYYKDNPSFRPKLQAGHNVSEQEILQITKIHQAIAMIQFKLEIPIIKRRPYFNMSERLLLEQIDYDNNEINICGKTYMLENTCFATVNPQKPEQLLEEERQVMEKLLFSVQHSEKMARHMNFLMKKGSLYLKYNGNLLIHGCIPLDEEGNMEELQIEDKTYAGRQLLDVFEDYLRYAFAHPEETEDLATDMVWYIWTGECSSLFGKREMTTFERYFIQDKEAHKERKNPYYHLRENEEICRKILQEFDLNPDHGHVINGHTPVKEISGESPVKANGKMIVIDGGFSKAYQSTTGIAGYTLLYNSFGMQLVAHKKFNSKEDVLCNGTDVLSLKRLVDKELARKLVRETNVGEQLLQKISNLKDLLDYRDMK from the coding sequence TTGGATGAGCAGTTTCTAGATTTATTGGCCGAGAAATATGATACGGAAGAAAAAATCATAACAGAGATCATCAACCTTGAAGCGATCTCCAATCTCCCAAAGGGAACCGAGCATTTTGTCAGTGATTTGCATGGGGAGTTCCACGCTTTTCAGCATGTACTAAGAAACGGTTCGGGTACTGTCAAAGAGAAAATCAAAGAATTATTCCGGGAGGTTTGGACGGATCAAGAAATCAATGATTTTGCGGCGTTAGTTTATTACCCGGAAGAAAAAATACAGCTGGTTATAGGGGAACTGAGCAATAAACAGGCTTTGAACCAGTGGTATAGACTAACAATTGAACACATGCTTAAGCTTATTTCTTATGCGTCTTCCAAGTATACACGCTCAAAATTGCGTAAAGCTCTGCCGGAGCAATATGTATATATTGTAGAAGAGCTTTTATACAAGACGGATTCGACCAACAATAAGAATCCTTATTACGAGGAAATATATCGGCAAATAATATCCTTGGGCCAGGCGGACAATCTCATTATCGGACTTGCTTATACGACACAGCGTCTGGTCGTTGACCATCTTCATGTGGTTGGAGATATCTATGACCGGGGGCCGTACCCCGATAAAATTATGGATACGCTGATCAACTACCATTCTGTAGACATACAGTGGGGGAACCATGATGTCCTTTGGATCGGAGCCTACGCAGGTTCCCTGGTCTGCCTCGCGAATATTATTCGGATCTGCGCCAGATACGATAATCTGGACATCATTGAAGATGTATACGGAATCAATCTGCGCCCACTGCTAAACCTGGCGGAGAAATATTATAAAGACAATCCGTCCTTCAGACCTAAGCTACAGGCTGGCCATAATGTATCGGAGCAGGAAATTCTGCAGATCACCAAAATTCACCAAGCCATTGCCATGATCCAGTTTAAACTTGAAATCCCGATTATCAAGAGACGCCCATACTTTAATATGTCTGAAAGACTTTTGCTGGAACAGATTGATTACGACAACAATGAAATCAATATCTGCGGTAAAACGTACATGCTGGAAAACACCTGTTTCGCAACCGTTAATCCGCAGAAACCTGAACAATTGCTGGAGGAAGAACGCCAGGTGATGGAAAAGCTGTTGTTTTCCGTTCAGCATTCCGAAAAGATGGCCAGACATATGAATTTTCTCATGAAAAAGGGTAGCCTTTATTTAAAATACAACGGGAATTTGTTAATCCACGGCTGTATTCCTTTGGATGAAGAAGGAAATATGGAAGAACTGCAGATTGAAGACAAGACATATGCGGGCCGTCAATTGCTTGATGTTTTTGAAGATTATTTACGTTACGCCTTTGCGCATCCGGAAGAGACAGAAGATCTGGCGACGGATATGGTATGGTACATCTGGACAGGGGAATGCTCCTCGCTCTTTGGAAAGAGAGAAATGACCACTTTTGAACGGTATTTTATCCAAGATAAAGAAGCACATAAGGAGAGAAAGAATCCTTACTACCATTTACGTGAAAATGAAGAGATCTGTCGAAAAATCTTACAGGAGTTTGATTTGAATCCAGATCATGGACATGTCATTAACGGCCACACACCTGTCAAAGAAATTAGTGGAGAGAGCCCTGTTAAAGCAAACGGAAAAATGATCGTGATTGACGGCGGTTTTTCCAAAGCCTATCAATCCACAACGGGCATTGCCGGATATACCTTGTTGTACAATTCCTTTGGCATGCAACTTGTCGCCCATAAGAAATTTAACTCAAAAGAAGATGTCTTATGTAACGGAACGGACGTGTTATCTCTAAAAAGATTGGTGGACAAAGAACTGGCGCGGAAACTGGTGAGGGAAACCAATGTCGGTGAACAGCTGTTACAGAAAATCTCAAATTTGAAGGATCTATTAGACTATCGCGACATGAAATGA
- a CDS encoding chromosome condensation regulator, whose protein sequence is MDYNSPKETVFETKRFRSCTIAAGRRHTVALKSDGTVIAVGDHKYGQCKVNDWCHIVAVAAGNVHMAANTGNAHTVGLKSDGTVTAIGWNKHDQCNVSEWRDIVTISAGWCRTVGIKSDGTVVAVGRNNEGECNVSSWHNIVSVTTGDWHTVGLKLDGTVTAVGNNKYNQCSVNDWSDILAVSAGYLHTVGLKSDGTVVAVGRNNDGECNVSGWRDIVAVSAGSYHTVGLKSDGTMVAVGSNKHHQCDVRGWHDIRAVSAGCAHTIGLKSDGTMVAVGDNDYGQCDVSRWSSIQQ, encoded by the coding sequence ATGGACTACAATTCACCGAAGGAAACAGTGTTTGAGACGAAACGGTTCCGTAGCTGTACCATAGCGGCAGGTCGTCGTCATACCGTTGCTCTTAAATCTGACGGAACAGTAATAGCTGTGGGTGATCATAAATACGGTCAATGTAAGGTAAACGATTGGTGCCATATTGTCGCAGTTGCTGCTGGTAATGTTCATATGGCTGCGAACACCGGTAATGCACATACCGTTGGTCTTAAATCTGATGGTACGGTAACTGCTATAGGTTGGAATAAGCATGACCAATGTAATGTAAGCGAATGGCGCGATATTGTAACCATTTCGGCAGGTTGGTGCCGTACGGTTGGGATTAAATCAGATGGCACTGTGGTTGCGGTGGGGCGAAATAATGAAGGGGAATGTAACGTGAGCAGCTGGCATAATATTGTATCGGTCACGACGGGTGACTGGCATACAGTTGGTCTAAAATTAGACGGAACGGTAACAGCCGTTGGTAACAATAAGTATAACCAATGTAGCGTAAACGACTGGAGCGACATATTGGCTGTTTCGGCGGGGTATCTTCATACGGTTGGGCTCAAATCGGATGGCACGGTAGTGGCTGTGGGAAGAAATAATGATGGTGAATGCAACGTAAGCGGTTGGCGCGATATTGTGGCAGTTTCAGCGGGGAGTTATCATACTGTTGGTCTTAAGTCTGACGGTACAATGGTTGCGGTGGGTTCGAATAAACATCACCAATGCGACGTACGTGGCTGGCACGATATTCGAGCTGTTTCGGCGGGGTGTGCCCATACGATTGGACTGAAATCGGATGGTACGATGGTTGCTGTGGGTGATAATGATTATGGACAATGTGATGTAAGCAGATGGAGTAGCATCCAACAATAA
- a CDS encoding cation transporter: MKNIVLSVQGMSCQHCVNSIEGALKEIGVSGKVNLSDDSVEATYDENQVSLEQIKEVIEEQGYEVA; the protein is encoded by the coding sequence ATGAAAAACATTGTATTGAGCGTACAAGGTATGAGCTGCCAACATTGTGTAAACTCCATCGAAGGTGCTCTGAAAGAAATTGGAGTGAGTGGCAAGGTGAACCTCAGTGATGATTCGGTTGAGGCGACGTATGATGAAAATCAAGTCTCCTTGGAGCAAATTAAAGAAGTTATTGAAGAACAAGGCTACGAAGTAGCGTAA
- a CDS encoding heavy metal translocating P-type ATPase: protein MVATASAQTKQSSIQITGMTCAACANKIEKGLGKMDGVTSANVNFALEKASVTYDPTKVEMKELEEKIKKLGYGSVSEVAQFNLEGMTCAACANKIEKGLNKLPGVTNASVNFAMETARVEFSPGEVSIEDMKDKVSKLGYTAIIKADGSSGGASDHRAKELSNQKRKLLISAILSLPLLWAMVGHFSFTSWIYVPDLFINPWFQLILATPVQFYIGRQFYVGAYKALRNRSANMDVLISLGTSAAYFYSLYLTIQWSSMADGMHHGPSLYYETSAVLITLVLMGKLFESLAKGRTSEAIKSLMSLQAKTALVVRDGKELTIPVDEVIVGDVVLIRPGDKVPVDGEVLEGISSVDESMLTGESLPVEKKVGDAVIGATINKNGILRIKATKVGKETALAQIIKVVEEAQGSKAPIQRVADVISGIFVPIVVGIAIVAFVVWYFWVTPGDFAGSLEKAIAILVIACPCALGLATPTSIMAGSGRSAELGVLFKGGEHLEQTHKIDAILLDKTGTVTKGKPELTDVVALGNENEFLKLVGAAEKNSEHPLAEAIVVGIQERNIELPGTQSFEAFPGFGIQAMVQGKQLLVGTRRLMEKYNIDAKSAYHSMSGLEEAGKTAMLVAIDGQYAGMVAVADTIKESSKAAVSRLKEMGIQVIMITGDNERTAKAIAAQVGIDHVRAEVLPEGKAEEVKKLQSQGKKVAMVGDGINDAPALATADIGMAIGTGTDVAMEAADVTLMRGDLSSIPDAIYMSRKTMRNIKQNLFWALGYNTLGIPIAAIGLLAPWVAGAAMALSSVSVVLNALRLQRVKVRH from the coding sequence ATTGTGGCAACAGCATCGGCTCAGACCAAACAGTCGAGTATACAAATTACAGGTATGACCTGTGCAGCGTGTGCAAACAAAATCGAAAAAGGCCTCGGCAAAATGGACGGGGTCACATCAGCGAATGTTAACTTCGCTTTGGAAAAAGCAAGTGTAACGTATGATCCCACGAAAGTGGAAATGAAAGAACTTGAGGAAAAAATCAAAAAACTTGGATATGGTTCCGTTTCAGAGGTTGCGCAGTTCAATCTTGAAGGCATGACCTGTGCAGCATGTGCGAACAAAATTGAAAAAGGGCTGAATAAGCTGCCCGGCGTGACTAACGCTTCAGTAAACTTCGCCATGGAAACGGCTCGAGTTGAATTTTCTCCTGGTGAGGTTTCCATCGAAGACATGAAAGACAAGGTGAGTAAACTCGGTTATACAGCGATCATCAAGGCAGACGGTTCCAGTGGTGGTGCAAGTGACCATCGCGCCAAAGAACTGAGCAATCAAAAACGGAAATTATTGATTTCGGCCATTCTTTCCTTGCCGCTGTTGTGGGCTATGGTAGGTCACTTCTCGTTCACTTCGTGGATCTATGTACCGGATTTGTTTATAAATCCATGGTTCCAACTAATCCTGGCTACACCAGTACAATTTTATATTGGTAGACAGTTCTATGTAGGTGCGTATAAGGCTCTCCGAAACAGGAGTGCCAACATGGATGTGTTGATATCACTTGGTACCTCTGCAGCCTACTTCTATAGTTTGTATTTAACCATTCAATGGTCAAGTATGGCTGACGGGATGCATCATGGTCCATCCCTCTATTATGAGACGAGTGCGGTCCTTATTACATTGGTTCTTATGGGTAAATTGTTTGAATCACTTGCGAAAGGCCGAACATCAGAGGCAATTAAATCACTGATGAGTCTGCAGGCGAAGACGGCATTAGTGGTTCGGGATGGCAAAGAACTTACCATTCCAGTGGATGAAGTCATTGTAGGAGATGTTGTCCTTATTCGCCCAGGAGATAAAGTTCCTGTAGATGGAGAGGTGCTGGAAGGGATCTCATCTGTAGATGAATCCATGCTTACGGGTGAAAGCCTTCCAGTAGAGAAAAAAGTCGGTGATGCTGTGATTGGAGCTACGATTAATAAAAACGGTATTCTTCGGATCAAAGCAACCAAAGTAGGTAAAGAAACCGCTCTTGCACAAATTATTAAGGTTGTTGAAGAAGCTCAGGGATCAAAAGCACCAATTCAGCGGGTAGCCGATGTGATCTCGGGCATATTCGTCCCGATCGTTGTAGGGATTGCAATAGTTGCTTTCGTGGTTTGGTACTTCTGGGTTACACCAGGCGATTTTGCAGGTTCGTTAGAAAAAGCAATTGCGATTCTTGTTATCGCATGTCCTTGTGCACTTGGACTTGCAACCCCAACATCCATTATGGCGGGGTCTGGTCGTTCGGCTGAACTAGGGGTGTTGTTCAAAGGTGGGGAACATCTGGAACAGACACATAAAATTGATGCGATCCTTCTGGATAAAACCGGTACTGTTACAAAAGGTAAACCTGAATTGACTGACGTCGTCGCTCTTGGCAATGAAAATGAATTCCTGAAACTTGTTGGAGCTGCAGAGAAAAATTCTGAGCATCCACTTGCAGAAGCCATCGTTGTGGGCATCCAGGAACGAAATATTGAACTACCAGGAACTCAATCGTTTGAAGCATTTCCGGGTTTCGGAATCCAAGCAATGGTTCAAGGTAAACAACTGCTCGTGGGTACACGTCGACTGATGGAAAAGTATAATATTGATGCAAAATCAGCTTATCATTCGATGTCAGGTTTGGAAGAAGCGGGCAAAACTGCGATGCTGGTTGCCATTGATGGCCAGTATGCAGGTATGGTTGCTGTAGCAGACACAATTAAAGAATCTTCGAAAGCTGCAGTGAGCCGTCTGAAAGAAATGGGCATTCAGGTCATTATGATTACAGGTGACAATGAACGGACGGCAAAAGCCATCGCTGCTCAAGTAGGTATTGACCACGTTCGTGCAGAGGTCTTGCCTGAAGGAAAAGCGGAAGAAGTGAAAAAACTGCAATCTCAAGGTAAAAAAGTGGCCATGGTTGGCGATGGTATCAATGATGCACCTGCTTTGGCAACTGCAGATATTGGTATGGCGATTGGCACGGGGACAGATGTAGCGATGGAAGCGGCTGATGTAACACTCATGCGCGGCGATCTATCCAGTATTCCTGATGCTATCTACATGAGTCGTAAGACCATGCGCAACATTAAGCAAAACTTGTTCTGGGCACTTGGTTACAACACCTTAGGCATTCCTATTGCAGCTATCGGTCTGTTAGCACCATGGGTTGCAGGCGCAGCGATGGCCTTGAGTTCGGTATCCGTCGTTCTGAACGCCCTGCGATTGCAACGCGTAAAAGTACGTCACTAG
- a CDS encoding nitrite reductase, protein MGDKIKIAISPAIQLGGSLFTPEQLVKIGESIGPDSKVEMTPFKQLYAEVSIEQRDQIKNKLEDHGLEINPAGFVTKSLIACNFCRGAEEAGMETAKNLNQAISGIHTSAPLKIGYAGCALGTSEPLIKDIGIVKMRDKFDVYVGGESKGLKPSFAKLLHSGLTEDQLIPFVTAIVDYYKMHAKGKEKFSKFVNRMTLENLKFMTLERG, encoded by the coding sequence ATGGGAGATAAAATTAAAATAGCGATTAGTCCAGCAATCCAACTTGGTGGAAGCTTATTCACTCCAGAGCAACTAGTTAAAATTGGCGAGAGTATTGGTCCAGATTCAAAAGTGGAGATGACACCCTTTAAGCAACTCTACGCAGAAGTATCGATTGAACAACGAGATCAGATCAAAAATAAACTTGAGGATCACGGTCTTGAAATAAACCCTGCAGGATTTGTAACCAAAAGTCTGATCGCTTGCAACTTTTGTAGAGGTGCAGAAGAAGCAGGTATGGAAACAGCCAAAAATTTAAATCAAGCCATTTCCGGTATCCATACGTCTGCACCACTCAAGATTGGATATGCAGGATGCGCCTTAGGCACTAGTGAACCGTTGATTAAAGATATTGGGATCGTAAAGATGCGGGATAAGTTCGATGTTTATGTTGGTGGCGAGTCGAAGGGGCTTAAACCCTCCTTCGCCAAGCTGCTACATTCCGGATTAACGGAGGATCAGCTTATTCCTTTCGTTACCGCAATTGTTGATTATTATAAGATGCATGCAAAAGGCAAAGAAAAGTTCAGCAAATTCGTTAATCGAATGACACTGGAAAACTTGAAGTTTATGACTCTTGAAAGGGGGTGA
- a CDS encoding heavy metal-associated domain-containing protein, producing MKEATVKIQGMSSRSCVSKIEGAISALGAEGHVNFEQGTVEVRFDDSKVQIAEIEEAIRKKGYNIGA from the coding sequence GTGAAAGAAGCAACTGTAAAAATTCAAGGTATGTCTTCCCGTTCTTGTGTATCTAAAATTGAAGGTGCAATTAGCGCTCTTGGCGCTGAAGGCCACGTTAATTTTGAACAGGGAACAGTAGAAGTTCGATTTGACGATTCTAAAGTTCAAATCGCTGAAATTGAAGAAGCGATCCGTAAAAAAGGATACAACATCGGAGCGTAA
- a CDS encoding glutaredoxin family protein: MTEPIQIYSIPTCSDCNYAKRYFTEHELPYTDYNCEEDAKYAEEVWKLTGKQVVPTLVIGDKVFVGFAENLNEISELVK, from the coding sequence ATGACGGAACCCATTCAGATTTATTCAATCCCAACCTGTAGCGATTGCAATTATGCTAAACGTTACTTTACAGAGCATGAACTTCCCTATACGGATTACAATTGTGAAGAAGATGCCAAGTACGCTGAGGAAGTCTGGAAGTTGACTGGCAAACAGGTTGTTCCAACCCTTGTCATTGGAGATAAGGTCTTTGTAGGCTTTGCCGAAAATCTCAACGAAATCAGTGAGTTAGTTAAGTAA
- a CDS encoding metal-sensitive transcriptional regulator, protein MDDKILEAASCDHTSSNERKSHHSESTKRKLISRLNRIEGQVRGVKGMIEKDTYCDDVLHQIASIQSALNGVGKQLLEHHMKSCVIERISEGDHKVLDELMITVNKLIK, encoded by the coding sequence TTGGATGATAAGATACTTGAGGCCGCCTCATGTGACCATACATCTTCAAACGAGCGAAAAAGTCATCATTCGGAGAGTACAAAGCGAAAGTTAATTAGCCGTTTGAATCGGATTGAAGGGCAAGTCCGTGGAGTAAAAGGAATGATTGAGAAGGATACGTATTGTGATGACGTATTACACCAAATTGCCTCTATTCAATCCGCGTTGAATGGAGTAGGAAAGCAGCTTTTGGAACATCATATGAAAAGCTGTGTCATTGAACGCATTTCAGAGGGCGATCACAAAGTTTTGGATGAATTGATGATCACTGTAAATAAGTTAATTAAATAA
- a CDS encoding copper amine oxidase N-terminal domain-containing protein translates to MKKTVILLTSLALMLATAAGTTSAKPGNTPPGQSGKEVSSKAPKDKETPIEEKQTEEVESSETVSTEDDKVKDSSTSETENTTNNTTDPTESKKKGSKGYKGLLNAIQHVEDKPAGAVLADILLTKYATELTDEQIKELEAILEKDKALETAAEMLEKNGSVTDAVYLQEEAIKANFKNLDLYKTMGKLNEKAGKKNGVKLYVNGEASDSEPFVKKGNTFVPFRAIAESLKAEVAWNPEERSIIVMKDGVSIKLVVDSKTATVNGKNVSLDAPATITKGSTYVPVRFISEALDATVQWEEESKTVVVYEEE, encoded by the coding sequence ATGAAAAAAACAGTCATCTTGCTAACCAGTCTGGCGCTAATGCTAGCCACCGCCGCAGGCACAACCTCAGCCAAACCGGGAAACACTCCCCCCGGACAATCAGGTAAAGAGGTATCGTCAAAAGCACCCAAAGACAAAGAAACTCCAATTGAGGAGAAACAGACCGAGGAAGTCGAGTCTTCTGAAACGGTCAGCACTGAAGATGACAAAGTTAAGGATTCCTCAACATCGGAGACAGAGAATACAACCAACAATACAACCGATCCAACCGAATCCAAGAAAAAAGGCTCCAAAGGATACAAAGGTTTGCTAAATGCTATTCAACATGTGGAAGATAAACCGGCAGGTGCTGTACTAGCCGATATTTTGCTTACAAAATATGCGACTGAGCTGACGGACGAACAAATTAAAGAACTTGAAGCCATCCTTGAAAAGGACAAGGCGTTGGAAACTGCAGCAGAAATGCTCGAAAAAAACGGTAGTGTGACTGACGCGGTGTATTTGCAGGAAGAGGCCATTAAAGCCAATTTTAAAAACCTGGACCTGTACAAAACAATGGGGAAACTCAATGAAAAGGCGGGTAAAAAGAATGGGGTGAAGCTGTATGTGAACGGGGAAGCTTCTGACTCCGAACCTTTTGTCAAAAAGGGCAACACGTTTGTTCCTTTTCGCGCCATAGCTGAGTCTTTGAAAGCCGAAGTGGCATGGAATCCCGAAGAACGCTCCATCATTGTCATGAAGGATGGGGTGAGCATTAAACTTGTGGTTGACAGTAAGACTGCAACAGTTAATGGCAAAAACGTCTCTTTGGATGCGCCAGCAACTATCACAAAAGGCAGTACTTATGTACCCGTACGTTTCATAAGTGAGGCATTGGATGCAACCGTGCAATGGGAAGAAGAAAGTAAAACCGTCGTTGTTTATGAAGAAGAATAA
- a CDS encoding undecaprenyl-diphosphate phosphatase, which translates to MTDVIKAIILGIIEGLTEFLPVSSTGHLILAGNLLNFEGDAAITFKIVIQLGAVMAVLILYWKRYMEIGSNLIKMDFSKSKGLNVIHMILAMLPALIVYLLLKDTIKSQLFGPTSVLIGLVAGGLLMIIAAQSKRTTSVDTIDMISYKQAFGIGLFQCLALWPGFSRSGSTISGGLLLGTSQKAAADFTFIISVPVMFGATLLDLYDSRDLLSLDDFYLMLIGFMTSFLVAMIAVVTFIRLIKRLRLEWFALYRFGLAALFYLIVIL; encoded by the coding sequence ATGACTGATGTAATAAAAGCAATAATACTTGGCATAATAGAAGGCTTAACTGAATTCTTACCCGTATCGTCTACTGGACATCTTATTTTAGCAGGCAATTTACTTAACTTTGAGGGAGACGCGGCAATAACCTTTAAAATTGTTATACAGTTGGGTGCAGTGATGGCAGTTCTAATTCTTTATTGGAAAAGGTATATGGAGATTGGATCAAACTTAATTAAAATGGATTTTTCAAAAAGTAAAGGATTAAACGTAATACATATGATTTTGGCTATGTTACCAGCATTAATCGTATATCTTCTACTAAAGGACACTATAAAAAGTCAATTATTCGGCCCTACATCTGTCTTAATTGGTTTAGTTGCTGGTGGTTTGTTAATGATCATCGCAGCACAGAGTAAGAGAACTACCAGCGTTGATACAATTGATATGATTAGTTACAAACAAGCTTTTGGGATTGGCTTATTCCAATGTCTAGCTTTGTGGCCAGGTTTTTCGAGATCGGGTTCGACGATTTCAGGTGGCCTTTTGCTCGGTACTAGCCAAAAAGCTGCCGCAGATTTTACGTTCATTATTTCTGTACCTGTTATGTTTGGTGCTACCTTGTTGGACTTATATGATAGCCGCGATTTACTTAGTTTAGACGATTTTTATCTAATGTTAATTGGCTTTATGACATCCTTTCTTGTGGCTATGATTGCGGTAGTAACGTTTATTAGACTGATCAAGCGACTTCGATTGGAGTGGTTTGCTCTATACCGTTTTGGATTAGCAGCCCTTTTCTATTTAATCGTCATACTGTAA